Genomic DNA from Lactuca sativa cultivar Salinas chromosome 8, Lsat_Salinas_v11, whole genome shotgun sequence:
atgaggatttagggtttccaaaactaACGGATTTCATTAGTTTCACCATAAAAATGTGAATTTCCCACTATAATCACCATAACAAGTGGGACCACAGCTAGGGGCACTGCCCCTAGACCTCACCAAAGGGGTGATGCCCATTTGGAAACCCCGGACCCAGGGGCAATGCCCCTGGACCCCTGACTTATCGTCAAATCGGCTTTTAATTCGATTTTATATATATGTGCACTTCGCACAaacccgtatatatatatatatatatatatatatatatatatatatatatatatatatatatatattataatacaaTTTATGAAGTTTCTTAGCTCAAATGTTAGTTTCAATTACATAAATGACATTGTGACACTAAAATCATCAACATCATTACCACAACAAAACAATGTTTAGTCTTATAACCCGATTCACAATACACATACGAGGTATATTTGTAAGTTGTAACAGGTTGACCGTCGTGCTCTACCCACTTACAGGTTGATCGGATTTGATGGTTATCGTGATATTTTTGTAAAGATCATTTTGTAATTTGATGTATTTATGTTATAAAATTTTCAAATCTCACAATGTGTGAAACCTACATTATTTTATGTTGGCGACATATATCATAATAAGCCGATAACGTGTTCGATTGATAAGTTGATGTTAATACCATAATTTTGGAAGACAATCGCctttatgaaacataacatatttGGATCATTTTGTGTTGTAATATCTACGTAATTAGACATGTATCTTAACTCCTTAGTTGGTgtaattatatatcatgttttGTTAGGTCGGTATGTGTCTAAATGTTGAACATGTTAGAAACTCTTTGGTACTAATTCATTTTTTAAGCATAGACCATatcaattttttataaaattattatcTTTTAAGATCAAAAGTGTTACAATAAATTTGATAcatattttttcaaaatatacaTATACGATTTATAAAAATGATAATGTgaacaaaaatatacatatatgacTTCTAAAATGACAATTTTTGTTCACATGATGACTTTTAGAACTCATATCCCCAATAACGTGCTGTAGAGATgtaattactaaattaccctcaTAGTACaaattgtgattcacaaagtacAATTATTTCTAGCAAGAGGGCATATAAAAGTGTAGAACACATTTAGGCATTGTCAACTCTCCATTTGCTAGTAAAAAGTCTCCAATTCGACCACGAAACTGAACCCTTCGCATCTCCATTGTTTTTCCCGTCAAAATTCTCGATCTCCCCTCCATCAAATCTCTCTTCAATCCAAGTCAGAAAATGGAGTTcgaatccaacaacaacattgcTGAAGAAAGCAACAACAATCACGGATGGCAGAAGGTTACTTACCCTAAGAAGCAGAGGAAGAATCCGGCGAAGCAGCAACAACAGCAGTCGACGAAGGTGTTTTCTAACGGATCTTCCATCCCCGCCGTTGATAATGTATTCACGTCAATTGAGAAGAAATCGGAGGAGCGTAGGAAGCTTATTGAAGCTGAGAGGTTAGCGAATTTGGCGATGTATGATCCCGCTCCTCCGACCAGATCGTCGAAGAAGAATAACTACTCTGATTATGACGATAGCGATGAAGAGGCTGTTGAAAATGGTGCGGCTGGGAATGGTGTTACCGAGGAGAAGAAGACGAAGCCAAAGAAGGTGAAGAAACCTAAGGTTACAGTTCCAGAAGCGGCGGCGAAGATCGATGCCGCCGATTTGGCTAGTTTTTTGTCCGATGTGACGGTGAGTGAGTTATTTAGGTTTAGTTTCGTAATTCAATTGatttgaaatgattttttttatataatttgctGAAAGTTCTTGAATTTTCCGAAAATCATTGGATAATTAATAGAGGTAGCTTTGGTTTTGGTAATCTATTCTAACCGATTTGATAATTTGTTCTAATTTTGAAATGTAGCTGTTCATTATATGTAGTTGTTTGTGTTTCTTCATGACACGATTGCATGTATAATTGAACGAAAAAAGAAGAGATTTTTCAGCTCCAGTTTATGGATTCTATTTAGATCGATACTTGATCTGAACTTTTGGGAATAAATACTAAACACGTGAATTTCTTTATGCATATAGGCTTCATTTGAGACGCAACAGGATATACAGTTGATGAGGTTTGCTGATTACTTTGGAAGAGCATTTGCTAGCGTTAGTGCTTCACAGTTTCCATGGGTAAAGTTATTGAGAGAATCTGCTGTTGCAAAGGTTGCAGATGTAAGTTCTTTTGAAACTCGTCATGTGGTCAACACTCAACTGGAATAAACTTTATACTGTATGATTTTGATGCCCATTAGGCTATTACTTTATCTAAAAAGTTTGAACCTTTTTATGATcagatgttttttttttgtattaaagCTCACAAACCTAATAGCTCTAATACAATTTCTATTATTCATGGTTCTTGATTGTAGTTAAACTTTTTTACTTCTCCTCCTCTCATACTATTCCTTTCTTTTTGCAGAATCCAGTGTCACATATCCCTGAAGCTGTTTACAAAACATCAGTTGACTGGATCAATAACCGATCTTTGGAAGCTCTTGGATCTTTTGTCCTCTGGTCTTTAGACAGCATTCTTGCTGACTTTGCAAGCCAACAAGGCAATGCAAAGGGATCCAAGAAAGTTGCCCAAAAACCATCCTCAAAATCTCAGGTAAAAGATAACAGATCTCCCAACATTTTCTTCAAGATCATTCATTTTTCATACATCAAATGATCTTGGAAATACATAAGTTTGTCTAATTATTAGCATACGATTTCTAAAAACggttaaaataataaattatttgcAGGTTGGGATTTTTGTAGCATTAGCAATGGTATTGAGAAGGAAACCTGATGCTTTAATTACCGCATTGCCCTCTCTAAGGGAAACCTCAAAGTATCAAGGACAAGACAAGCTTCCAATTATTGTGTGGATGGTAGCACAGGTTAGTCTATACTCAATGATGAGAATGAGTAGGAGGGTAtttctgtctttttttttttcacaaacttTGGTTCCTATATATGTAGGCATCACATGGAGATGTGGCTGTTGGTTTGTACTCTTGGTCCCATTTAATATTACCAATAGTTGGGGGCAAATCAGGCTCAAATCCTCAAACAAGGGATCTAATTTTGCAATTAGTGGAAAGGTTTAAACTTTTCTCTTTGTTGCttcatttctaaaaaaaaaagtaatattttttctttatttataaatcaaattataatttattttttttagaattcTCTCTGCCCCAAAAGCGCGTACTATTTTAGTAAATGCTGCTGTTCGAAAGGGAGAGCGGTTGATGCCACCATTTGCACTTGAGCTGCTACTCAGAGTCACCTTCCCTTCATCTTCAGCTCGTGTTAAGGTCAGATttgtctttttaaaaaaaaagaaaaaagaaaatacgattatatatttatattattttaaattatttaattgtGTAGGCAACTGAAAGGTTTGAAGCAGTGTATCCTACACTCAAGGAGGTGGCACTTGCAGGTTCACCTGGAAGCAAAGCCATGAAACAAGTCTCTCAACAAATCATGACAGTTTCTTTAAAAGCTGCTGGAGAAGGTAATATTTATGTtacaagggtatttttgtcatttccaGACAAAACACTAAATTTTCTTAATGTTGCTTTTTGGCAGGAATCTCAGAGTTATCTAATGAAGCTTCTGGTATTTTCATCTGGTGTTTAACTCAAAATCCTGATTCTTATAAACTATGGGTGAGTTTTACTTGTATAAACTGTTTTTATTATttagttcacacacacacacaaaaaaaaagtttataaatttaATGTTTTGATACCGATTTTTATAGAAAGTTTATATTTTTTTGCAGGAGAAGGTTTATGAGGATAATTTAGAAGCAAGTGTTGTGATTCTGAAAAAGATTGCTGAGAAGTGGAAAGACCTTTCTGTAAAACAATCTTCTCTTGACACTCTAACTGAAACCCTCAGAAGCTTCAAGAACATGGTATTACTATTACTATTACATCTACTCCTATTTCTCATTTATTACAACTTTAGTCCCTCCATTGAATCAGTATTTCAACTTTGGTCCCTCAAGAGTCAAGCCACTCGCATGATATTTTTTTTCACCCTGAATTCATTTTCAGACCAGGCCCCAGCCAAAGAGTCGCATAAGTTtgtcaaaatgaccattttacccttgaattTCCAACTTTACATAAATACGCCTATGACATGTCAGAATGATTCCTTTGCTCTAGAGTTTTGATGGATAAATTATTATTGATGGGGCATGTCTCcacaatgaccattttacccttgaattTTGATTggaaaagtattattattatgaagaGTATGTTGGTGCCTATCTGGTCTCTGTTTAACTCGTTTCTACacaataaccattttaccctaaATGTAAAATgttcaaaatgaccattttaccctttaacCTAAAACAGTCGATATAACAATTTTAGTAATTTACCTTAAATTTTGATTTGATAAATATTATCATTAGCATATATCGGTGTTTATCTGATCTGTTTAACTTGTATCTAcacaatgaccattttacccttgtgtATACAGAATGAGAAAGCCTTGACAGATGGCGAAATATCTGAAGGCCAACAAGGACTCTACAAAGAAGCAGACAAATACTGTAGAGTCATACTGGGAAGACTCTCACGTGGCTGGGGATGTGTCAAAGGTATGGCCCTAATTGTCATTGCCATTGGTGTTGCGGTCGCTTTTACCCCTCCAACCGCCCTCGAATCTTTGGatttgaccaaaataccctccatGCTCAACATCCACTACTCTACTTAACAACACACACCCCCCGGAATCCCTAACGTTCGGTTAAAAAaaaagacgaaaatacccttggtttagaaaaaaaaagagagaacgAGTTGCTTTTTATTTAAGTTTTCCCTTTTCTTAGAAATAGATGAAGATCAAACAtgtttttaatcatttttttttctttttcggtTGAGGTGGATGTTGACTTTTAACTTTAAGGTTTATTAAAGTTGTTCGGCTTTGATATCTTGAATGATGGGTGgggtatttacgtcttttgcacatTCAGACCAAATTCAATGCATAGTAATTACAATATGAGTTGGTTGTGT
This window encodes:
- the LOC111881442 gene encoding uncharacterized protein LOC111881442 translates to MEFESNNNIAEESNNNHGWQKVTYPKKQRKNPAKQQQQQSTKVFSNGSSIPAVDNVFTSIEKKSEERRKLIEAERLANLAMYDPAPPTRSSKKNNYSDYDDSDEEAVENGAAGNGVTEEKKTKPKKVKKPKVTVPEAAAKIDAADLASFLSDVTASFETQQDIQLMRFADYFGRAFASVSASQFPWVKLLRESAVAKVADNPVSHIPEAVYKTSVDWINNRSLEALGSFVLWSLDSILADFASQQGNAKGSKKVAQKPSSKSQVGIFVALAMVLRRKPDALITALPSLRETSKYQGQDKLPIIVWMVAQASHGDVAVGLYSWSHLILPIVGGKSGSNPQTRDLILQLVERILSAPKARTILVNAAVRKGERLMPPFALELLLRVTFPSSSARVKATERFEAVYPTLKEVALAGSPGSKAMKQVSQQIMTVSLKAAGEGISELSNEASGIFIWCLTQNPDSYKLWEKVYEDNLEASVVILKKIAEKWKDLSVKQSSLDTLTETLRSFKNMNEKALTDGEISEGQQGLYKEADKYCRVILGRLSRGWGCVKGMALIVIAIGVAVAFTPPTALESLDLTKIPSMLNIHYST